TTTTATCATACAAAAATAATCGCCATTTTGGTTTTGAACTAAAATATAAAACATGATTTCCATGATAACTTTTTGAAAAATGGTAGCTGAAAGAAAAAAGTGGAACCAATAAATCTTCTAGTCGAGAAAATTCAAAAGAAGAGATTTTGTTTTCCAGTTTAAAAACGTAACGCATGTAGATTTTAATTTTGTTGAAATTCTTGGATAGCTATAATTTATGTAATTAATCTCATATAAATAACAAAGTCTTTGTGGAGGTAAAAATCTGGAAGCTCTATTATTGGTTTAAATCCAAGTTTTGCATAGAAAGCACAACTTGGCCAATGTTTTCCGGTAAATAAGAATGTTTTATGTGCATGCAGTTTTTTGCCATATGCTTCAGCTTTTTCAATCAACTTTTTTCCAACTCCTTTTTTTCTATTATTTTCTACAACCATCAAGCTCGCAATAAAAACAATTCCAGCTTCATATTTACCGTCTATAGTACCAATGATTTTTTGATTCTCTATTGCCTTAAATCTAAAATGTTTTTTTACCCATTGAGCACCTTCTCCATAATTAAGCCATGTAAAAATTTGCCATTCATTTGCTAATTCATCTTTATTACTAGCTTTAATGATTTTCATAAAAAGAGATGTCGGGATTATTAGTAAAGTTTAATCAGATATTATTAAACTATCTTAAGCAAAATTGACTTCTGGTTTTTTATCACTAACGGGGAAAGCCTGAATTAATGCTTTCCAAGCTTGATATAAAGGAGTAATTTCTTCTTTAAGCTCTGGGAAAACACTAATGTCCCGATAGTCCCGCTCAATTTTACCATCAACATAATCTCTCATTCCATCAGACAAATGCACAATATAGTTGATATCTGTCATATGGCTAGCTGAATCACTGGCAGCTACAATTTTTGCTTCCAAAGTTTCTGGTTTAATGTCGCGATTACGATGAGCCCTGACACAATGAGCCACTTGATCAATAATGTTCTGATCTATATGTAGCTCCTGTAAATATTGCTTTGTTTCAGTTTCTGAATTGATAGCATGATCAACGCTAGTATCTCCAATCAGCTGGCCTACATCATGAAGCCAGACTCCTATCATAACCACATCCTTATTGGCATTAGGATGTTTTTCAAGTATTTTTAGAGCCCACCGTTCAACTTCCTGCACATGTCTATCAAGAAATTGATAACCGGAATGTTTCTTTTGGAATAGTTCTAAGAAGTGTTTTCTAACTTTATCAATTAGATCGGTATTTGTCATAAAATTACAAGTCGGGGAGGGGAGAATCGAACTCCCGCCACACGGTCCCAAACCGCGTATCATACCACTTGACTACTCCCCGAAAAAAATTGTCATGCTGAATTTATTTCAGCATCTCCTAGGAAAATTTAAGGGGATCCTGAATCAAGTTCAGAGTGACATATGCTATGGTGCCCAGGGCGGGAATCGAACCCACACGCCTTTAGAGGGCACGAGATTTTAAGTCTCGCGTGTCTACCAGTTCCACCACCTGGGCATAAAATATTAAAGATGTAATCGTTTTTTCAAATATTTTCTACCAAAACCAGTCTTCAGTTGCTTTTCTCTTTCGATTGCTCTGTCTTTACTTAAACAAGCCTCATAATAAACCAACTGTAATGGCAACCTATTTTTTGTTGCAACAACTTTGCCATTATTATGTTTTTTAACTCTTAATTTCAAGTTGTCAGTCCAACCTATGTAAAATTTAAGATCTTTTAGACTCAACAACACGTATGTGTAGTAAAAAATCATAAATTTATTTTACCAGTTCCACCCGCCTGCAAAAGCTATCGCTTTAGCGATTGCGGGCAGGCCACCTGGGCATAAAAAGAACTTAGAACCTAGCAATAGATTCTACACAAGGTATTGTAACTCAAACTCAGAAAATTTGCTTAAATTATTTTAAGCTTAAATGTTGAACTAATCCTTCACCTTCTTCTTTAGTCAATTGGTTTTTACGAACAGGAGCTAAAGCTGTAAAGATTCTGTCCATTTCTGTTGGAGCAATGTTTGGAAGCAGCTGAATATGGGCATGATGCACTTGTTCTCCAAAAATAAATGAAGCTACCATATCAATACTGGATAAATTTCGGTAGTGGTTAGAAATTTTTTGGCATACTTGCATATATTCACCAATATTTTCTACATCCCAAACCCAACGGTAATGTTTCTTGGGAATCACTAAAGTATGACCTCTAACAAAGGGGAAAATATCCAAAAATGCCAAAAACTGATCATCTTCATAAATTTTGTAGGCTGGTAGTTCTCCAGTTACAATCTTGCAAAAAATACAATCAGACATAAAAGTAATGTCATACTGAGTCCTGATGCAATCAGAATGAAACATCTTTCCAAAATAATCAGATTTTTCGTTCTGCTCAAAATGACACCATGAAATATTGATTCTTTAAGTATAATATCGCTATGTCTAAAAAATATCCAATCATTTTGAGCTTCGATACTTCTTGTGATGATACTTCTGTAGCTATTACTCAAGGTATGCGGGTTCTAAGCAATATAGTAGCTTCGCAAGAAGAACTGCATCGTAAATATGGAGGAGTGATGCCTTTAGTAGCTAAACTGGCTCATCATGAGCAGATTAATCCGGCTTATCAAGAAGCTTTAAAAAGAGCTCATGTAAAACCTCAGCAAATAGATGTTATTGCGGTTACTTATGGTCCGGGCTTAGCTATTGCTTTAGAAGTTGGACTAGCATTTGCCAAAGAACTAGCCCAAGAGTTTGGTAAACCACTGATTGCTGTTAACCATATGGCTGGCCATTTATATTCTGTTTTAGCTCAAAATGCCAAAGGACAAATAAAACCCCAAAATATATCTTTTCCAGTTCTAGCTTTATTGGCATCAGGTGGTCATACCGAATTGCTTTTGCTTACAAGTTTTACTCATGTGAAAAAGATCGGTCAAACTATTGATGATGCCGCTGGAGAAGCTTTGGATAAATTTGCCAGACTTATAGACTTAGGTTATCCGGGTGCAGCTGCTCTTGAGCAAATTGCTAAACAAGGCAACGGTAAAATGTATCAATTTCCTCTACCTATGACTAAAAATCAGAATCTGGATTTTTCATTTTCCGGGCTTAAAACTGCTGGCCGCCATCAAATAGAGGAGCTACAAAATGACCAGTCGAAAACCTTAAGCAGGCAGGAGATTTCAAACTTGGCTGCCTCTTTTCAGGCTGCTGTTTTCCGAGCTATTATCTACAAACTAAAAAAGGCTATTAAGCTGTATCAGCCTAAAACTTTATGGTTGGGGGGAGGAGTTAGCAACAATACTAATTTGCGATCTCAATTGAGACAAATTGCTAAAGAAAGTAATCTTGATTTTCAATATCCATACAGTAAAAAACTCATGAGCGACAATGCAGCCATGATTGGCACAGCAGCTTATCTTCTTTATGAGAAGCAGGATATAGTAGAGGATTTGGAAAAACTGCATCGTCAACCAAGATTAAGCTTGTAAGTTTCATAATCTTTTCATATTTTTTACGTATAATACGTGCTATGAAAATATTGATTATTGAAGATGATGAACGAATTGCTCACGTCATGCAACGGGGCCTGAAAGAGGAAGGTTTTACTGTTGATGTCAGCCACAATGGTGAAGATGGTGAATATATGGCTATTGAAAACCCATATGATGCTGTTATTTTGGATCTAAATTTGCCAGATAAAGATGGTTTGGAAATTTGCCGGAAGATTCGCCAAAGCAAACTGCAAACTCCAGTTGTGATGCTCACAGCTCGAACTAGCATTGATGATCGGGTTAAAGGACTAAACATGGGTGCTGATGACTATGTGACAAAACCGTTTGCGTTTTCTGAGTTACTTGCTCGGATCAGGGCTCTGATCAGACGTAATGCTTCACAAAAATTACCTCAGTATCAGATTGAAGATTTAGTATTGGATCCGATTAAACATAACGTAAGACGTGGCGATCAGGACATTAGTCTAACAGCTAAAGAATTTGCCTTGCTGGAATTTCTACTTTCCCATCAAGGTGAGGTCGTCACTAGAACCATGCTCTTGGAACACGTTTGGGATTATAATTATGACGGTCTTTCCAATGTGGTTGATGTTTTTATCAAAACCCTTCGTAAAAAACTTCGCAATGCTGGCAAAAAAAACCAGCTGATTCAGACAGTTCATGGAGTAGGGTATAAAATATAGGCAGCAACGGTTTGAAATTTCATGAAGTTACTCGAAAAATTACCTATCAGAACCAAGTTGACCGCGTGGTACACCATCTCATTTATGGTGGTTTTGGCCTTTTCTTTTATTAGTTTCTATTTAGTAGCCCGAAACCTAATTCTTTCTAAAATTGATGAAAACCTGCAAGCCCAAGCTGACGAAATTACCACTCTTATTAAAACTCAAAATCTATCTCCAACTTCTAAAGACCAGGTCTTAGAAACCTTTGAAATTACTAAAAGCAATTTTGT
This DNA window, taken from Candidatus Beckwithbacteria bacterium, encodes the following:
- a CDS encoding GNAT family N-acetyltransferase; amino-acid sequence: MKIIKASNKDELANEWQIFTWLNYGEGAQWVKKHFRFKAIENQKIIGTIDGKYEAGIVFIASLMVVENNRKKGVGKKLIEKAEAYGKKLHAHKTFLFTGKHWPSCAFYAKLGFKPIIELPDFYLHKDFVIYMRLIT
- a CDS encoding HD domain-containing protein, with protein sequence MTNTDLIDKVRKHFLELFQKKHSGYQFLDRHVQEVERWALKILEKHPNANKDVVMIGVWLHDVGQLIGDTSVDHAINSETETKQYLQELHIDQNIIDQVAHCVRAHRNRDIKPETLEAKIVAASDSASHMTDINYIVHLSDGMRDYVDGKIERDYRDISVFPELKEEITPLYQAWKALIQAFPVSDKKPEVNFA
- a CDS encoding response regulator transcription factor, translated to MKILIIEDDERIAHVMQRGLKEEGFTVDVSHNGEDGEYMAIENPYDAVILDLNLPDKDGLEICRKIRQSKLQTPVVMLTARTSIDDRVKGLNMGADDYVTKPFAFSELLARIRALIRRNASQKLPQYQIEDLVLDPIKHNVRRGDQDISLTAKEFALLEFLLSHQGEVVTRTMLLEHVWDYNYDGLSNVVDVFIKTLRKKLRNAGKKNQLIQTVHGVGYKI
- the tsaD gene encoding tRNA (adenosine(37)-N6)-threonylcarbamoyltransferase complex transferase subunit TsaD, coding for MSKKYPIILSFDTSCDDTSVAITQGMRVLSNIVASQEELHRKYGGVMPLVAKLAHHEQINPAYQEALKRAHVKPQQIDVIAVTYGPGLAIALEVGLAFAKELAQEFGKPLIAVNHMAGHLYSVLAQNAKGQIKPQNISFPVLALLASGGHTELLLLTSFTHVKKIGQTIDDAAGEALDKFARLIDLGYPGAAALEQIAKQGNGKMYQFPLPMTKNQNLDFSFSGLKTAGRHQIEELQNDQSKTLSRQEISNLAASFQAAVFRAIIYKLKKAIKLYQPKTLWLGGGVSNNTNLRSQLRQIAKESNLDFQYPYSKKLMSDNAAMIGTAAYLLYEKQDIVEDLEKLHRQPRLSL
- a CDS encoding HIT domain-containing protein; the encoded protein is MSDCIFCKIVTGELPAYKIYEDDQFLAFLDIFPFVRGHTLVIPKKHYRWVWDVENIGEYMQVCQKISNHYRNLSSIDMVASFIFGEQVHHAHIQLLPNIAPTEMDRIFTALAPVRKNQLTKEEGEGLVQHLSLK
- a CDS encoding GIY-YIG nuclease family protein, whose protein sequence is MIFYYTYVLLSLKDLKFYIGWTDNLKLRVKKHNNGKVVATKNRLPLQLVYYEACLSKDRAIEREKQLKTGFGRKYLKKRLHL